Genomic DNA from Garra rufa chromosome 22, GarRuf1.0, whole genome shotgun sequence:
CCTTCTGTCAAGCAATCGCTGCTCATCGGTGAGTTCACCAAACCTTTCATGGTAATGAATAATTGTGCTTTGGCTTCATTATACTGCGCAGATGAATCTGATGGTTTCAAATGGTAACCGTACCACTGCAAATGTCACTAATGAacaacatatataaaataaatataatctctTCACAGTATGTCTAAATAGAAGTAGTCATGTGAGGTAAAATGGTGGAAACTATTGCAACTATTTATAGGCAAACAACCCAAAGCATGAACTGGTTTAGAGTTTGGCATTGTTACCAACATAACCATTGTGTTGTGAATCTAGTGAATGTACAGCAAATGTGATGCTATGCAAACTAAAAGTATTTCTCGATATTAAACAGGGATTTACATAGCTGGATTTTCCCTTTCctattttaggactgtaattctGGACACCATCGGAGAGAGCGCAGGTCTCTGGACTTCCATGACAGTGCTTCCATATCCATAGGTCCTCTGGTGTTGTTTGAAGGGAAAACAGGTGAACACTtcactttttttaatcatttgtaaaaAAGGTTTATGATAATTTCTGTCGTGAATGCATTACATTTCATTGCATTATATTCCCTGTTCACAGATAAGTGGGTCCCTGAGCAAGTGAAGGTATCTGAGGCTTCTTGTCTGTGTGCTTCTCTGATGCTGTTACTTGTTCCTCTGATGAGTGTCCTGACCCTCTTCTAGTATTTTCCTACAAAAATGTGTAGCTTTTTACAtgcatattttaataaatgtggTTCTGATGCCACACTGGTTGAGGGTTTCCAAATGTTTACTCATTCCATAGCTGTTATTTGGCCTTTGTTTGCTTACAAGCACCAAAAATTAATTATTCAGTGAATTAATCATGTTCTACATTAATCTTAATTTACTTCAGAGGATGCACTGCAATAACAAAGACAATcatattcatgtttatttaaatCATTAATTCATTCCTATTCTATGATTTAGTCTTGTAACTTGTTTTAAAAGCCCTTGAGACAGGAtggaaaaaaaagtaactttagacATTTCACACAGAGAAtgaaaaattaaagaaataaattgTAAGGCTTTGAAGAATGTTGCAAGTTGAAGCATTCTTTCTTATAAGGTAAGATGGGCTTGAATTCATCCACTACTAAAATAAAATTGTTCTTGTATTACTAGGATTAGATTGTAATTATAAAATGTGAAGAGAAACTGAAATTGACAAGTAGGTGAGTGTAATAAATATAAGAGATACTTTTGCATATGAGCAGTTTGACCCCCTCTTTGAATATCTTCACGTTCACACATatgaagtttttattttattaatgttaatccATGCTACCTAATCTATtaactaattaacattttgttgcagtatttaatatatatacttttaatgtATTCAACTTGTTAGAATGTAATGTAGAAAGTAATAATAACCTAAATTGACTTCAGTTgctttagttttgtttgatacatAAAGCATTATGGACCTTATTTGTAAAGGGTTCCCTAAAACTCTTGAAAGTGACTTGTAAGATTTGagagttatatttatatttatacatctaCATTAAATTTGACTGCTTACTTAAgcctttttgtattttttttttttcttaatgtttGGTGTTACATACATAGTCTGCACATTTCCTGAGAAGACATTACTCTCATAACACATTAATGTGCGTCACATGGTTTGCGCTacaaaggtgagcgctaccatcagtcctgtgtcatgccaacagtaaagcatcctgagatcattcatgtgtggggttgcttctcatccaagggagtgggctcactcacaattttgcccaaaaacacagccatgaataaagaatggtctcaaacaccctccaacagcaacttcttccaacaatccaacaacagtttggtaaagaacaatgcattttccagcacgatggagcaccgtgccaatAAGGCAAAAGTGAAAACTTAGAggttcggggaccaaaacgttgaaattttgggtccatggcctggaaactccccagatcttaatcccattgagaacttgtggtcaatcctcaagaggcgggtggacaaacaaaaacccactaattctgacaaactccaagaagtgattatgaaagaatgggttgctatcagtcaggagtTGGCCCAGAAGTttattgagagcatgcccagtcgaattgcagaggtcctgaaaaagaagggccaacactgcaaatactgactcttttcataaatgtcatgtaattgtcgataaaagcctttgaaacgtatgaagtgcttgtaattatatttcagtacatcacagaaacaactgaaacaaagatctaaaagcagtttagcagcaaactttgtgaaaactaatatttgtcattctcaaaacttttgtccACGACTGACTGTACAGTGTACAGCATAAATGACATTTTCTATTTTggctttttttgttaaataaattatGACATGGTGCAATATGTCATGTGTTGTTAAtctgatgttttattttttcaaattttagGACCTGCCAAGGACCAAATTGTTTTATGTCCTGATACAGAAATCCATGGAATTCAATAGGGTGTGCTAACTTTTTCAcgtgactgtatatatataacgtactcggttactttcgtaacctcggttccctgagatacgggaacgagtactgcgtcgaagacgctatgggaaaagctccttttctcctgagactgaagcatttcaataacgcagtgtaactgcacggccattggttcgtgcagtgataaaaagacgaaccaatggctcggcagcggagctgcacgagcctatggcgatgattcgcgcccgatcgcgccaaaaggggcggagtatctggctatataagcgtgcatttagccataggatctcaggtacttcgactgaagcgacgactgagtcgtgcagctacatagcacggccagcaacgcagtactcgttcccgtatctcagggaaccgaggttacgaaagtaaccgagtacgttccctttcgatactttcactcgtactgcgtcgaagacgctatggggaaccagtacaatcccgccgttgctatggtagaggaacgactgacacgGCCCTAGCACTGAAGGGCTAGTATGGGCCAATCTGTTTAATCAAGATAacgtgataaacatccgttccagggATTTAAGTGCAGTTTGGAGCTCCACTGAGGCCAAAGCGTACCACATAACATTTATTACTGGTAACAGTTATCCCATTATGCAGAAGCACCCGAGTCTGTAAAAccgggacgtccagattataaaatctagcaaatgtggacggcgaggcccagccggccgccgcacaaatttctgctaTGGAAACGCCACTAGACCAggcccaggacgaggcgatgcctctagtcgaatgggctcttacccccatgggacattgtaggcccaaagaagagtaagccagcatgatggcttctactatccatttggataacctgtttcgtgaccgaagaccccttggcgcggccaccgaaacacacaaacagctgttctgactgcctaaaggaagcagaacgctctacataacacctcaatgccctaacggggcagaggggattaaaatcctggtcttgctccgaaggaggaagagccaagagggaaataatttggtctctgaATGGCGTCGAGAGACTTTAGGTACATAACcacgtcttggcttcaggatgactttagagtcatttagcccgaattccaagcatatggggctcacaaagagcgcctgtagttcacccatacgtttgactgatgccaatgctaagagcagggcagttttcagcgttagagggcgaaggtcagtggactgaagcggctcaaagggagggcttctcagagccctcagcaccgtgggtaggtcccaagaagggactgtgatggggcgaaggggggttaagccttcttgaccccttcaagaaacgaacgaccagattgttctttcccacagattgaccatttataaggtaatggaatgccgctatggatgtcacatagaccttgagcgtggagggagatcttcccttgtccaatagctcctgaaggaaggacaatatcactgatatgtcgcataaattcggatctgcaccgcgggtggaacaccaggcggaaaagacagaccacttaagatcatagagccgccttgtagagggtgctctggcttgagagatagtgctcaaaacggcctcagggagacttgtaggctcccgtcgagagaccatacgtgcagcgcccacaattccggtggggggtgccatagcgttctgtttgcctgtgttaagagatctcgtctcagtggaatgggccacggcgctgttgaaagcagccgaggaagatctggaaaccaatgctggttctgccagaatggggccactaacaggactttgagcttCTGCTCCCTGACTCGCCTTATGACCCGTGGTACCAGGGCAGTCGGGGGAAACGCATACAAAAGGAGATTGGGCCACTCGCGGGCCAATACATCCTGTTCctttgaaaaatagattgggcagtgataattgtcttctgaggcgaaaagatctacttgcgccttgccgaagaccgcccatatttcctgaaccatttgggggtgaagcatccactcgtctgaggagacgttgctccgagacagcatgtctgctccctggttcagcctGCCTGGCACATGTGTTGCTCTCAACGAGCGGAAGTGCAGTTGAGCCCACTTTAGGAGACGTTTCACTAACGTGATAGatgtctcgacgaaagacctccctggtgatttatgtaagacaccactgtcatactgtccgagcggactaagacgtggtgtccctttaagaccggcagaagggtgtggaggcctaaacacactgctagcattcctaggcagttgatgtgaaggcgactctctgctttcgaccattgGTCGAATGCAGGCTGGCTGTCGCACAGTgccccccaacctgagttggaggcatctgtcgagaccactttccttctgaataccatgtccaggggaacgccctgttccatccattgagagttcttccaaggaatcagagctgtgacacaggcctgatctaccttgatacgtaggcgtcctagacgccaggcttgaggaggaacctttggtttcagccagaactgcagagggcgcatttgaagcaggcccaactgaagtactggggatgcagaaggactgtatattgataagccaatacctcgaaggcgaatctcaagaattgcctgtgacggGGGGCATTCTggatatggaagtatgcatctttcagatccagtgagcaaaagcagtcctctgtgcatatctgcgagaggatctgctttagcgtaagcattctgaacggccgtctcatgagggcgcgattcagacgtctgaggtcgaggatgggtcttagactgccatccttctttggaacgaggaagaaacggctgtagaagcctgactcgctctgtgttgggggaacCGTATCTACGGCACCTTTGCCAACAAATTCCTCACCTCCGTACGCAAAACTTCTACgtctttgctgtgaactgaggtggagaccccgctgaagcgtggtggtcttcaagcgaactgacgtgtgtaacctcgttctattatgcccagaacccacttgacactccggggatggcttgccaggcCTCGGCCCGCGTGgcaaggggttgcattggttcgagcaactgaccgttatgacaatggcaggttgtgaggacgctgtcagaaagggcccaggggtcacaacattttccactgagaaaacgagccgccagcgagatataacactcatcgtctcaacaagcgcagcctcagcgtgggcatggcccagacgcatccaatttgaagctgtcagtaatgatcagtgacagcattctcatttaatccacctaaaaagatcaaaccgctcaaaaagaggagtaatgatgatctttgtattaacatataggtagtttaaaacgctgcgcacatcctctcagttctgctcgtagcagacgaggggaggggcggggccgtcttcactgagaaacgagccgccagcgagacataacactcatcgtctcaacgagcgcagcctcagcgtgggcgtggccaGGACGCATCCAAAttgaagctgtcagtaatgatcacagtgacagcattctcctttaatccacctaaaaagatcaaaccgctcaaaaagaggagtactgatgatctttgtataaacataggcagtttaaaacgctgcgcacatcctctcagttctgctcgtagcagacgagggaggggcggggccgtcttcattgagaaatcgagctgtgagcaaagcagatccagacgtaaacactcgcagagagagctgtctgtctcagagcatgcaatctcagcgtgggcgtggcccAGGCGAGAGGCGCACTGAAATATGAAGCTGTCAGCAATATAGAATCATAGGTGACAGCTTTCTGCTCCGATTTGCTCAGAAGGATAGAGCCGCTCGATAAGGCGAGAGGCGCAGATCCTCACATAACACTGATCAAAGACTGCACAGAGTGACGAACGCGGGGCTTTGCCGGCGTTACGTCACTTAAGTCTGATCGCGCATTCACCGTTTCTTTCTCCGAGGTAACTGAGAGAAGAGAAACGTGAGAAGGGGGAGGCGGGGCGACTCCCGCGAGCGAACATGTCCATACTATTAATAATGAAAGCAGCTCGCCTCTGTGAGCGCGGCATAAGCGACGCATACACGAAAGCAAAGCCGTCAGTAATAGATGTAACAGTGCTTCGCTCTGATCTGCCAGGGAGGATTAAAGCCGCTCGTGTAACGAGTGCATCTGATCCTCGCGAGTAACACGCTGGCAAATCAATAAAGCTTGCACAATATGTGTCGGCATGAGAATGCTCGTGCATGATTGCTCAGCTCACAACTCGCTGCTGCTTCCTCCGAGATTACTGGGAGGAGAGAGACATGAGAGCTGGAGCGCCTTCTGCGAGCGGACCGGGCTTTCGTAGTGAACGCAGTCCGTCTccctagcaacacacacacacaaacaaatgcgAGCTTGTCAGATCAAAGGCAATGGGAAGAGCGAGCACGCGGGCTCACTGCCGGCGTACGATCGTTCAAACCCTGTTGTTTAGTTCCCTGACTCCACTGTCTCTTTCTCCGAGCCTTGCTGAGAGATAAGAAACGGGAGAACGGGGTTAGCGAGCGAAAAGAGCGAGACTCAAACTGTCAGCGACAGCATTCCGTCTCAGTGAGCGGCACTCACTGCCCTTCTACATCGTGCAGAGCCCTGCACGAGCCACTCGCATCGCGACATTTGCAACAACGTCGCTagaaaatttgctcttttagaacttACTTCTTAGAAATAAGCCCTTTTATACTCACCGGATGGCGGCAGGGGATCAGCTGGGACCGCTGCTGCTGCGACGCTGAAGGCGGCGGAGAAGCGGCTAATCAGACGAGCAGAGAGGGTCTCTCGTTCAGCTTGATCCGCTGCGAAGGCGTGTCAACGGCGAGTAGCATCAAGTCTCGTAGATCAGcaaagaagtcgtcgctgaaggagaaggatctgagatcctatggctaaatgcacgcttatatagccagatactccgtcccttttggcgcgatcgggcgcgaatcatcgccataggctcgtgcagctccgctgccgagccattggttcgtctttttatcactgcacgaaccaatggccgtgcagttacactgcgttattgaaatgcttcagtctcaggagaaaaggagcttttcccatagcgtcttcgacgcagtacgagtgaaagtatcgaaagggaactttATTTCAGACACACATTTGGTccatagataaaaaataaaaatatagaaaaagtaCAATACTTTAAATGACATAACATTACAATAAAATTCAATGTATATCATTACAGTACTGTTTTTTATTCTCACAGAATCTACAATTTCTAGCTCTGATCCACGCTATGATTACGCTGGTTACACCACACTTGATGGATGGTGATTTCAGAATGAacaaaaacaggaaaaattacaTTAAACAGAAGTAATATACAGTAGCTCATAGAATGAGTATACAATACAAATTAGAGGGAAAGGACAACATTTGTGTAAAGACTCATCTTCTGCTTGGCATTTGACTGAATCCTATTGCTGTATTAATTCTTCACAAAAAAAGCATAAACAGAGAATGTCTTTttaaactatgaaaataaatcaGTGAACATCTGTAAACAATGGTTATCCAGAGTGTAGAACTAAACTTGAGTGCAGCTTTATTAATAGTAAAATCTCTTAATAGCATGGATGTACATGGATAAAAGTTACAAGAGTTTGAAGCATTTGATAGCCTGTCCAGGATGATGTTTATGGTGGGTTACCATTTTAATTGATTATTAATAATCTTAACTTTAGACCAAAAGCAATAATCAGTCAAGCAAACTTCCTTCTAGATAAATCCCTGTTCTGAACTCAACTGCTCTGAGGATGAAAGGTGTGGGATGAAAAACGGTGTTTACTGCTGTTTATGTAATGACGACCAACCCAGACCACAACCTGACTCTTTTGGTTGGTATCTTTCCAAAACAAAATGTGTAAACATACACTTTTTTCAAGTCATTAGTTTTTATTCTCTCAGATTTTTCAGAAACCTGTGAAAGCAGTTCTGGCTCCATGTCTGTGTCTCGATGTCAGCTCTTTGAGGCTGTTTTTTCAGCGGCTTACACCTCAATGATCCCAGCTGCAAAGGAACGGTCCGGAATGGCAGAGTGGAATTCCATTTTGATAACGATGAACACATCTGTGGTACCAATCTTGTGATAggactagtctcagcctcagacgccACACCCCCAGGACGTTGCCTAaacatctgatgcatatggtacacttaactggacacACTTTAGGAATGTCGAAGGCGTTATCGGATTtctgggagacgcgagtgtcgcatttattttcggtccgccgggaaacaaagcgcagactgttttactctgtgttttgctaagaggtgcttatgcagatgGCATTGTcgttatacacttttgcaacgttcacaaacaaattactgagttactgcttgttctccctctcttctttaactttcaatgctggttatttcaatgactgacttgttgcacaccAGTCTGTTGTTGTATGGACATTTCCACgtcccgaaacgtgacgctgaacgaaacaaactgtgattggttgtttgacatgtcggtcaaacggccttatgggcgggccttggccaatgaaagctgccatgaattccagaccttcagccgtcagtctgaagacTATGGTAGGACTAACTTTGTATAATCTATTCAAATCCACAATGCAAACATGCGTAATGCCTTATAGAACCAGTAGAGTTGTATTTGACCACATGGGGAATCTCTTTGAGATTTAAGAAGATTGTTTGGCTCTTACAGTTTGTTACAGATTGATTCTTTGATTAGTCTCTAGAGTTTGTTTGGGCCTTCCAAAGTCTCTAAAAGATGAACTGGGGAAGGGTGCACAAGATCCTGCCACATAAAAGACTGGACATtgtgcccgcattctccaccattaATATGTAACCTACCATTCTTTTACTTGACTGCTATTTGTTTTCAGTTTGAGCTAAATTACAAGATTGTGCATGTCCACAGGCCAACAGCACCCATTTCATCTGTAGTAACTTTACTCTGGGGACACCGAGGTTACAAGGTCTCATCAGCAGAGAGAAAATCCTTAAGCTTCCTTTCAGCTGTGTTTACCCTCAAACACAAACACTTTCCATGAATGTGGAAATCAATCCACTGGAGAGGTGTGAGTCAAATATTATTTCTGAATAGTTCACAAAATGGAAATTTTCCCACCAAATGTCAAAAAGTCAAATCCTTTTGAGAACttcaaactaaaaaaaacaaacaaacaaacaaaaaagctccACAAGTTCATTATAAAAATGGCCTATATGACTGATATGAGGGAATCATAAACCATGTTCTGTAAATAATGATGAAAATGTTTTTGAGTTAATTGATCTCAAGTAGAAAAATAAATATCTAAGTAAACATGGTAATATTTTCTAAACTtagaatatataatttaaaacggAATATCTGTCTATTATTTCAACAGCATTGTGCACAAGACTCTTCCCGTTGGTGAAGGGAGATATCAGGTTCGGATGATTCCATATGAGGATGATGAGTTTACCCGGCCCTTCACTGGTTCAGTGGATGCAGAGCTCAACCAGAAGATGAATGTGGAAGTTCGTGTTGAGGGGGTTGACAGCCGCCAGTTTGCCCTGGTGCTGGACACATGTTGGGCTACACCTGTGAATGATCCTGATTACAGTCTCTGCTGGGATCTCATCGTTACAGAGTAAAGCAGCTTCTATTCATAAAAGTTCAGGCTTAATtgtaacatgtttttaaaaataactttagaTAGATTGAATAAGTAATAATCCATATCACTTTTAGACTTACCTGATAATTGCGTGTTTTAGTATTTCAGAACTAAAGAACAAGATCACGTTATGTACCTGAAATGCAAATGTGTAAAGATTTACAGGATCATTTCTAATTAAATTGATTGTCATTATTGCTATTTTTTAGGTGTCCAAATCCAAATGATGACACAGTGGAGCTGTTGCAGAACGGCGTTTCGACATCCAGCCGTTTCTCCTTCAGGATGTTTATCTTTACTGCAAACTCCACTAGGCTTTACCTGCACTGTGCTGTTCACCTTTGCCTTTTGTCTAGCAATCACTGCTCAACAGTAAGTTGTAATGAGTTTTGGTGGTGAGGTTTGATGACCAACATTGCTAAACTACTTATTTTGACTGCCCTCTGCTGGAAACATTTTGCACTCCTGTTTCTTGTTTTTCCCTTTTAGGACTGTAACTCTGAACACAACTGGAGGGAGCAAAGGTCTCTGGACTTCCATGACAGTGCTTCCATATCCATGGGtcctatgatgttgtctgaagggAACACAGGTGGGCATTTCTCttattttaatcatttgtaaataaAGGTTTATTATGATTTCTTTCATGAATACATTACACTTAAATGCATTATATTCCCTGTTCACATATAAGTGGGTCCCTGAGCCAGGGACTTCTCTTATGCTGTTTCTTGTTCCTCTGATGAGTGTCCTGACCCACTTTTAGTTTattaacacacacacagcagattTTCTAGTAGCATATTTATTAGTTTAACATGGATCCAACACTGGTTTGGGGTTtctgattgttttttttaatttcatgtggacttttttttatttatcctcAGGCATAACAAATATACCTAATCATTTACATGAAAAGTTATACACTATATTAATTCAGAAAAAGTGCTGCAGTAACAAAGACA
This window encodes:
- the LOC141297542 gene encoding LOW QUALITY PROTEIN: pancreatic secretory granule membrane major glycoprotein GP2-like (The sequence of the model RefSeq protein was modified relative to this genomic sequence to represent the inferred CDS: inserted 1 base in 1 codon), producing MIAQLTTRCCFLRDYWEERDMRAGAPSASGPGFRSERTLLRDKKRENGVSERKERDSNCQRQHSVSINPCSELNCSEDERCGMKNGVYCCLCNDDQPRPQPDSFDFSETCESSSGSMSVSRCQLFEAVFSAXLHLNDPSCKGTVRNGRVEFHFDNDEHICGTNLVIGLANSTHFICSNFTLGTPRLQGLISREKILKLPFSCVYPQTQTLSMNVEINPLESIVHKTLPVGEGRYQVRMIPYEDDEFTRPFTGSVDAELNQKMNVEVRVEGVDSRQFALVLDTCWATPVNDPDYSLCWDLIVTECPNPNDDTVELLQNGVSTSSRFSFRMFIFTANSTRLYLHCAVHLCLLSSNHCSTDCNSEHNWREQRSLDFHDSASISMGPMMLSEGNTDALSREALKRLKARPAVAESLSLKDTMETQQKRNLSTRLQPESQRDAVYGNAADEVQWRMFPSNQRRL